From one Candidatus Dormiibacterota bacterium genomic stretch:
- a CDS encoding GrpB family protein: protein MGEERREPDAPMTEEQIRAVTIGELEPLSARVRLVDYDPGWPDRFRREAERIRAVLGDRVLQLEHVGSTAVPGLSAKPIIDLLLVLENSADEPAYVPAMETAGYVLRIREPEWNEHRLFKGPDTNINLHVFSSGCPEIERMLAFRNWLRINPSDRELYARTKLELAQKKWKYVQNYADAKTAVVEQIMVRARC, encoded by the coding sequence ATGGGAGAAGAACGTCGCGAACCTGACGCCCCAATGACGGAGGAGCAAATCCGTGCTGTGACGATCGGCGAGCTCGAGCCGTTGTCCGCCAGAGTGCGCCTTGTCGACTACGATCCCGGCTGGCCAGACCGGTTCAGGCGCGAAGCGGAAAGGATTCGCGCGGTACTCGGCGATAGAGTTCTCCAACTCGAACACGTCGGCTCAACAGCAGTGCCCGGACTTTCGGCTAAGCCGATTATCGACCTGCTTCTTGTGCTAGAGAACTCCGCCGACGAGCCAGCCTACGTCCCCGCCATGGAGACCGCCGGCTACGTCTTACGTATCCGGGAGCCGGAATGGAATGAGCACCGGCTGTTCAAGGGACCCGACACCAACATCAACCTGCATGTCTTTTCGTCAGGCTGTCCCGAGATCGAGCGTATGCTGGCGTTTCGTAACTGGTTGCGTATCAACCCGTCCGATCGCGAACTATATGCCCGAACGAAGCTCGAACTCGCCCAAAAGAAATGGAAATATGTCCAGAATTACGCGGACGCCAAGACAGCCGTCGTCGAGCAGATCATGGTACGCGCGCGCTGCTGA